The sequence GGTTCATTGTCTCTCTCCCTTCTTGTCCACCCATTTATAGACTGTGATGGTTGAATAAACAGGATCGAATAACTCCTGTGAATGAAATGATTGGACTTTTTCTATTTTTCGATCAAGGTTTTCAATACCCTGTTGTTTAAATCCATTAACCACTGCATCGGTCAGATAGATCTCTTTTTGTGTATGCTCAATGTCTTGAAGAAATTGAGCATACGTTAACACGCGCTTATGTGAGTACGGTACATCAAGATACGAGTATACCCTTGTTTCTTCCCATGTGTACACTATCAGGGGAATTTCATCATTTTTCTCCTCGAAGAATGACGCAGTTTTATATACTGCTGGTGGTGAAGAGTGGTAGCCTGACAACACACTCACACTTGTTCCTATATGCAAAATAAACCACAGGCTCAGGATGATCATCTTCAAGGTACTAAGTTTTTTCATCCATCCAGTTAATAAGAAAAATCCGAGTAATAAGGCCAGAGGTAGAATATGTCTCGGCTTATCAATATTTTGAGCAAATAGGCCCCAGAAAAAATAGGAGCTGAATGCAATCAGGAGTAATGTAACGCCTGTACCAGGTTTCGTCCACCTTCCTCCATTTTTACCCGTAACTAGAAAGAGGAGCAACGTGATGACCACGATGGAAAGTGATTGAGTAAATAATCCGTTCCAACCTATATTGATAAATATATATTTCCCTAATCTATCAAAAAATCCTGTATCGGGCTCTACCGTTCCTCCCCATTCAGTAAAGTGTCCGTCTGTAAACCCAAAGGCAATCTGCAACAGGGTATGGAGACTTCCTGCATTGGCTGCCAAAGCCGATAGCCATACCCCTTGAGAGAGTAGGAGGAGAATCAGATGAAAAGCGATGGCTTTCACTTTTTCTGCACTATTTCCGCTCTCCTTCAAAAACACAAACCAATAGTATAGGATCCCCACACCAAAACCGATATAGGATAACCGGATTCCCATCAAGATGGCGAATAAGAGAATGGGAAGAACAGCCGCATCCTTCGTCTTCAGTATGACAGCCCTGTGCAGGCTCCATAAGTACCACCATAACACTGCGATAGCGGCACCTTCGCTCATTGCTTGAACGGTCATCGTGCTCGGATATGAAAGGGAAAATAGGAAAAGCGTCGCAATGATGGCCTTTTTTCTCCCAAGGTAATGGCCGAATAGCCAATAAACAGGAAAAATCGAGCTAACCATCAATATCGTATTAAAAAGCTGAAGCGATAGAACCGGGTCATCGATAAAGATGTGAACCATCATTCCCCCGAAAATAAAAAAAGGATACCCTGGAAAATGAGGCTGCATCTTCAATAAATCAAATTCGATGACTCCGAGAGCATAATCGACTTCGTCCCAGCTTGAAGCATAGGGCGGAAGCAATATAAGTCTGTATATAAAGTACAGGCTGAAAACAACCAGTATACTAATCAACCATTTGTTCAAATGTTTATCGGTCATTGATTTTCTCCTGTTTCTCTCCAAATAAAAACCAACTCAGTTTGAAAACCTTCTTAGCCTATTGTAAGGCTTTCTAAGAATGGTTTCCAATCATGAGTTGGTTCAGGGGGATTTAAGCATTTATTGAATTCACATTATCCGATTTTTTGATTGTCTTTTTCTGTTGTTCGATCCCTGCAGGCACGGACTTCCGTTTAAATGGGTTAATGAGTTTATCCGTTCGGATCAGGTAAATCCATAAGAATACGAATCCGAAGTAGAACCAATAGGCAAGCACCTGTTCGATCGTCGGGTTGTGGCTATAGCCGAACATTGCCGCCATGAACAGACCGACTTGACCACTGATCAGAACCTC is a genomic window of Rossellomorea sp. y25 containing:
- a CDS encoding nucleoporin-interacting protein — its product is MTDKHLNKWLISILVVFSLYFIYRLILLPPYASSWDEVDYALGVIEFDLLKMQPHFPGYPFFIFGGMMVHIFIDDPVLSLQLFNTILMVSSIFPVYWLFGHYLGRKKAIIATLFLFSLSYPSTMTVQAMSEGAAIAVLWWYLWSLHRAVILKTKDAAVLPILLFAILMGIRLSYIGFGVGILYYWFVFLKESGNSAEKVKAIAFHLILLLLSQGVWLSALAANAGSLHTLLQIAFGFTDGHFTEWGGTVEPDTGFFDRLGKYIFINIGWNGLFTQSLSIVVITLLLFLVTGKNGGRWTKPGTGVTLLLIAFSSYFFWGLFAQNIDKPRHILPLALLLGFFLLTGWMKKLSTLKMIILSLWFILHIGTSVSVLSGYHSSPPAVYKTASFFEEKNDEIPLIVYTWEETRVYSYLDVPYSHKRVLTYAQFLQDIEHTQKEIYLTDAVVNGFKQQGIENLDRKIEKVQSFHSQELFDPVYSTITVYKWVDKKGERQ